The Parvibaculaceae bacterium PLY_AMNH_Bact1 genome window below encodes:
- a CDS encoding glycosyltransferase (Derived by automated computational analysis using gene prediction method: Protein Homology.), translating into MLDYSNKKAPADLSAHENRAVVESRCGAARGDRTTEVSAQRSFLQRAYAVAAALPQAVRRSFGALSIKIVGWAYWKVLPQSENIYSLAAKEPADVWLANDWYVIPVAARLAREHGGIVGYDTHEFALNEYSHNLAWKFLKRPFVSRIEKSLIQTAPVCSTVSQGIADALQGVYDLNECPLVVRNVPNYQQVQPAERSGRLRVLYHGIVAPGRGLEACIDSVLNWREEFTLTIRGPAKDPYHKALVARIEGLGLSDRVRMVPPVPMTDLVNEAAAFDIGLFALPDHSMHNHFALPNKIFEYIMAGLAVCVSDLPEMENIVDTYGVGTTFHGMEPETIAAAINKFDEEKVNFFREKSLTAAQELCWEKEAKIMVNAYSNAVSKARA; encoded by the coding sequence ATGCTCGACTACTCCAACAAAAAGGCGCCCGCTGATCTGTCTGCACATGAGAACCGCGCGGTAGTTGAAAGTCGTTGTGGGGCCGCTCGTGGCGACCGAACCACGGAGGTGAGCGCTCAAAGGTCATTCTTACAACGAGCATATGCTGTCGCCGCTGCATTGCCGCAGGCCGTGCGCCGCTCGTTCGGTGCCCTGTCGATAAAGATCGTCGGCTGGGCATATTGGAAAGTGCTCCCGCAGTCTGAAAATATTTACAGCCTCGCTGCCAAAGAACCTGCGGATGTTTGGTTGGCCAACGATTGGTATGTGATTCCGGTCGCGGCCCGGCTTGCTCGGGAGCATGGAGGGATCGTCGGGTACGATACCCACGAATTCGCACTCAATGAGTATTCACATAATCTGGCTTGGAAGTTTCTAAAGAGACCTTTTGTATCGCGGATAGAAAAGTCCCTCATTCAGACGGCGCCCGTTTGCTCGACGGTCTCCCAGGGAATAGCTGATGCGCTGCAAGGAGTGTACGATCTGAACGAATGTCCGCTGGTTGTTCGCAATGTCCCGAACTATCAACAGGTCCAGCCGGCTGAACGATCCGGCCGCCTGAGAGTCCTCTATCACGGGATCGTGGCCCCGGGGAGAGGGTTGGAGGCTTGTATCGACAGTGTGCTGAACTGGCGCGAGGAGTTCACCCTAACGATACGTGGTCCCGCAAAGGACCCTTATCACAAAGCCCTGGTTGCGCGTATTGAGGGTTTGGGACTCAGCGATAGAGTACGCATGGTGCCGCCGGTCCCCATGACAGACTTAGTCAATGAAGCTGCTGCATTTGACATCGGACTATTTGCCTTACCTGATCACTCAATGCACAATCATTTTGCGCTGCCTAACAAGATATTCGAGTACATCATGGCGGGCTTGGCAGTTTGTGTAAGCGACCTTCCGGAAATGGAAAATATTGTCGACACGTATGGTGTTGGGACGACCTTTCATGGCATGGAACCAGAAACCATTGCGGCTGCAATCAATAAATTTGATGAGGAAAAAGTGAACTTCTTTCGTGAGAAATCGCTGACCGCTGCGCAAGAACTCTGTTGGGAGAAAGAGGCGAAAATAATGGTAAACGCCTATAGCAATGCTGTCAGCAAGGCCCGTGCCTAG
- the asnB gene encoding asparagine synthase (glutamine-hydrolyzing) (Derived by automated computational analysis using gene prediction method: Protein Homology. GO_function: GO:0004066 - asparagine synthase (glutamine-hydrolyzing) activity [Evidence IEA]; GO_process: GO:0006529 - asparagine biosynthetic process [Evidence IEA]), which yields MCGLFFSLGLAVDKSRIDMIAHRGPDGEGWQNWSTEQGPLFLGHRRLSVIDVSEAAAQPFAYRDGRYHLIFNGEIYNYVELREELGAKGHTFRTQSDSEVLVAAYAEWGEECLDHLLGMFAFIVWDEREKTIFAARDRFGIKPLYYVANNSGVAMASEIKQLLDLPGAERRMNRDRVIDFLSEGLLNHTEGTLFVGVQQIRRGEAVLLDLKKWQAGDPLPIRRWYQLPPVGSLTLTTEDAADRFFQLMADSVRLHLRSDVPVGSCLSGGLDSSAIVCLMNIALHDEGAEDKLNTISACFDEAYVDERPYIEAVNEQTAATSHLVFPDAQSVFDDAEKITWHQDEPYGSSSIYAQWSVFQEAKRQGIKVMLDGQGADEQMAGYHGAFGQRTADLLRQHRYGELLRMFRERKKMHGLSMREQVIATFLPVVPRPVRALALSMRRQVAQHGWLDSPVFKSLGRQTSAFAAGLESNQLADVNTVGNLSMALTDSMNLQMLLHWEDRNSMAHSIESRVPFLDHRLVELNIALGSEHKIVGAETKSILRRAMKDTMPAKITNRQDKLGFATPEEVWFKSVLRKQVEEGVEDTLRLYPDVLNADGTRRLVKGMLNGDAGFNFIPWRIVSLGIWGRRFGVSL from the coding sequence ATGTGCGGACTGTTTTTTTCTCTCGGCCTGGCGGTCGACAAGTCGCGCATTGATATGATCGCTCACCGCGGGCCCGATGGTGAGGGATGGCAGAATTGGTCTACTGAACAAGGCCCATTGTTTCTAGGGCATCGTCGCCTGTCAGTTATCGATGTTAGCGAAGCAGCCGCGCAGCCCTTCGCCTACCGGGATGGTCGTTACCATCTGATCTTCAACGGTGAGATCTACAACTATGTGGAGCTGCGAGAGGAGCTGGGTGCTAAGGGCCATACATTTAGGACACAATCTGACAGCGAAGTCCTCGTAGCAGCTTATGCGGAGTGGGGTGAAGAATGTCTTGACCATCTCCTCGGCATGTTTGCGTTTATTGTGTGGGACGAGCGAGAGAAAACAATTTTTGCAGCGAGGGATCGGTTCGGAATCAAACCCCTTTATTATGTCGCGAACAATTCCGGTGTCGCGATGGCATCAGAAATAAAGCAATTGCTCGATCTTCCCGGTGCTGAACGTCGTATGAACCGTGACAGAGTGATCGATTTTCTGTCAGAGGGGTTATTGAACCACACCGAAGGAACGCTGTTTGTCGGGGTTCAACAGATCCGCCGTGGCGAGGCGGTCTTGTTAGATCTAAAGAAATGGCAAGCCGGCGACCCCTTGCCTATTCGACGTTGGTATCAATTGCCGCCTGTCGGATCACTTACATTGACGACAGAAGACGCTGCTGATCGGTTTTTCCAGCTTATGGCGGATTCGGTTAGGTTGCATTTGCGCTCAGACGTGCCTGTAGGGTCGTGCCTTTCGGGCGGCCTGGATAGCTCCGCAATTGTCTGTCTGATGAATATCGCTCTTCACGACGAAGGCGCTGAAGACAAGTTGAATACGATCAGTGCCTGTTTCGACGAGGCCTATGTTGATGAGCGTCCTTACATTGAAGCGGTGAATGAGCAAACAGCGGCGACGTCGCATTTAGTGTTCCCTGATGCACAGAGTGTTTTTGATGATGCAGAGAAAATCACGTGGCACCAGGACGAGCCTTATGGGAGTTCAAGCATTTATGCTCAATGGAGCGTTTTTCAGGAAGCAAAACGTCAAGGAATCAAGGTGATGCTTGATGGGCAAGGCGCTGATGAACAGATGGCCGGGTACCACGGCGCTTTCGGACAACGCACGGCTGATCTTTTGCGGCAACACCGGTACGGAGAGCTTCTAAGGATGTTCCGGGAACGCAAAAAAATGCATGGATTGTCCATGCGGGAACAGGTGATAGCGACTTTCCTGCCTGTTGTGCCACGTCCAGTACGTGCACTTGCCTTGTCGATGCGAAGGCAGGTTGCCCAACATGGATGGTTGGACTCACCGGTCTTCAAGTCGTTGGGACGGCAGACGAGTGCGTTCGCTGCAGGTTTGGAAAGCAACCAACTTGCTGACGTAAATACGGTCGGGAACCTCAGTATGGCGTTGACCGATAGTATGAACTTGCAAATGCTGCTCCATTGGGAAGATCGCAACAGTATGGCGCACAGCATCGAGTCTCGAGTGCCGTTTCTTGATCATCGCCTTGTCGAGTTGAATATAGCGTTGGGCTCGGAACACAAGATTGTTGGTGCAGAGACGAAGAGTATTCTGCGGCGCGCTATGAAGGACACAATGCCTGCGAAAATCACGAACAGGCAGGATAAGTTGGGGTTTGCGACACCGGAAGAGGTGTGGTTCAAATCTGTTTTGCGTAAGCAAGTTGAGGAGGGGGTGGAAGACACACTTCGTCTCTACCCCGATGTGCTCAACGCAGATGGGACAAGGAGGTTAGTGAAGGGCATGTTGAATGGTGATGCTGGCTTCAATTTCATTCCTTGGAGGATCGTGAGTTTGGGCATTTGGGGAAGAAGGTTTGGCGTGTCTCTATGA
- a CDS encoding O-antigen ligase family protein (Derived by automated computational analysis using gene prediction method: Protein Homology.): MLSLGKSGDVKSVGGASYWGMILLAALFPWVAFIAPRAAGLVVPLIALIVVGETILRRRHLSDLKSSCWQYIAAILLLCLLSIFWSPDLSIGLERFFKLALFLPLGTALVLLIAQGTVAVDSRFYVAVSTGVFISVCLLGFHIFADGGVYALLNSTEAEKAVLNAANRPAVVLVLCFSAGVVALQKIGRLQLAVPLGLILLGVLFFSTSQTALFGAGVWLLTYSAFALAPMVSHRFLVWGGALFVLTQPALVIGFQQFDVERDVNYGAGSVGARLDIWYAVSHKILESPIYGHGLEAARSITDWSVEFVYYHGNSMLHPHNGILQIWLEFGVIGALVAAFCWVWGSRSVLRLTGEATPAVAALLATSLFVLTVSHGLWQSWWLWSLIGVAALTTLVVQGKRPVSEMEGAPT, from the coding sequence ATGTTGAGCTTAGGAAAATCCGGTGACGTGAAAAGTGTCGGAGGGGCTTCTTACTGGGGAATGATCCTTTTGGCAGCCCTTTTTCCATGGGTTGCTTTTATCGCGCCGCGGGCCGCGGGGTTAGTCGTGCCCCTGATTGCCCTGATCGTCGTCGGAGAAACAATTTTGCGTCGTCGACATCTCTCGGATCTAAAATCGTCTTGCTGGCAATACATTGCCGCAATCTTGCTTCTGTGCCTTCTAAGCATTTTCTGGTCGCCGGACCTCTCCATTGGATTGGAGCGGTTCTTCAAACTGGCGCTCTTCCTTCCGTTGGGTACTGCCTTGGTATTGTTGATCGCTCAGGGGACTGTCGCCGTTGACAGCCGTTTTTATGTGGCTGTGTCGACCGGCGTTTTCATCTCTGTCTGTCTGTTGGGTTTTCATATTTTTGCCGATGGTGGTGTCTATGCGTTGTTGAACTCAACTGAGGCGGAAAAGGCGGTGCTGAACGCCGCAAACCGGCCGGCGGTGGTGTTGGTCCTTTGCTTCAGTGCAGGAGTGGTGGCGCTCCAGAAGATCGGGCGGCTTCAACTAGCGGTTCCCCTCGGGCTCATCCTGCTGGGGGTTCTCTTTTTCTCAACCAGCCAAACCGCCCTTTTTGGAGCTGGGGTGTGGCTCCTGACGTATAGTGCTTTTGCGCTGGCCCCCATGGTCTCCCATAGGTTTCTGGTCTGGGGAGGCGCCTTATTTGTCCTCACGCAGCCCGCGCTGGTTATCGGCTTTCAGCAGTTCGATGTAGAGAGGGACGTTAACTACGGAGCGGGTTCAGTTGGGGCACGGCTGGATATATGGTACGCGGTGAGCCATAAAATTCTTGAATCACCCATCTACGGTCATGGTCTCGAAGCGGCACGTTCCATCACAGATTGGTCTGTTGAGTTCGTCTATTATCACGGCAACTCTATGCTGCATCCGCACAATGGAATTCTGCAGATCTGGCTTGAATTTGGTGTGATCGGAGCATTGGTCGCAGCGTTCTGTTGGGTTTGGGGATCGCGCAGCGTTTTGCGTCTCACAGGTGAGGCGACGCCAGCAGTCGCTGCGCTCTTGGCGACATCTCTATTTGTTCTTACCGTTTCCCACGGGCTTTGGCAGAGTTGGTGGCTGTGGTCGCTCATCGGTGTGGCAGCTTTGACGACCCTGGTGGTGCAAGGAAAAAGACCTGTGTCTGAGATGGAAGGTGCCCCAACATAG
- a CDS encoding sugar transferase (Derived by automated computational analysis using gene prediction method: Protein Homology.), with product MFDIIVAASALVLLMGVYGVVAIAILVDVGRPIFFKQTRTGFAGVPFEIIKFRTMRNAIAADGSLLPDGERLTPLGRFLRSTSLDELPELWNVLKGNMSLVGPRPLLPEYLPHYSVDEKRRLEVRPGLTGLAQVRGRNSTTWERRFELDVEYVENMSFLSDLKILFLTVWRVASREGISAEGHATMPRFDDYVRSGRRTDGNP from the coding sequence TTGTTTGACATCATTGTAGCTGCAAGTGCCCTTGTCTTGCTGATGGGGGTATACGGTGTCGTTGCGATAGCGATCCTCGTGGACGTGGGAAGACCGATCTTCTTCAAACAGACGCGAACGGGTTTCGCGGGTGTGCCGTTCGAAATTATCAAGTTTCGCACGATGAGAAATGCGATAGCCGCAGACGGCAGTCTTTTGCCTGATGGCGAAAGGTTAACACCTTTAGGGCGTTTCCTCAGATCGACAAGCCTGGACGAGCTACCAGAGCTTTGGAATGTTCTGAAAGGCAATATGAGCTTGGTCGGCCCACGCCCGCTTTTGCCAGAATACCTGCCGCATTATTCTGTCGATGAAAAACGCCGACTCGAAGTGCGGCCAGGATTGACCGGATTGGCTCAAGTTCGTGGCCGCAATTCGACGACCTGGGAGCGGCGCTTTGAACTTGATGTGGAGTATGTTGAGAACATGAGTTTTCTTAGCGATCTGAAAATACTTTTTCTCACAGTGTGGCGAGTTGCCTCCCGTGAAGGGATTAGCGCTGAGGGGCATGCGACCATGCCGCGGTTCGATGATTATGTACGATCAGGTCGCAGGACGGACGGAAATCCATGA
- a CDS encoding NeuD/PglB/VioB family sugar acetyltransferase (Derived by automated computational analysis using gene prediction method: Protein Homology. GO_function: GO:0016740 - transferase activity [Evidence IEA]): MSAGMYVLGGGGHAKVAVATLQSMGEIVSAIFDDDAAKIGQQLLDINIECATPSSGWWREKGRRAFIAIGNNAIRAELSALDAKWVVAKHTDSAVHASVEVGDGTLICAGVVIQPDTTLGQHTIANTSCSIDHDCKVGDFAHVGPGAVLAGGVHVGASAFIGAGATIMPGVCVGSGAVVGAGAVVTRNVGEGQTVVGVPAKELRHE; encoded by the coding sequence ATGAGCGCTGGTATGTATGTTTTAGGTGGCGGCGGGCATGCAAAAGTTGCGGTCGCAACGCTACAGTCTATGGGAGAGATTGTTAGCGCAATTTTCGATGATGATGCTGCAAAGATCGGCCAGCAGCTGCTCGACATTAACATCGAATGCGCCACGCCGTCGTCAGGCTGGTGGCGGGAAAAAGGGCGCCGTGCCTTCATTGCCATAGGAAACAATGCAATCCGGGCAGAGCTGAGCGCATTAGATGCTAAATGGGTGGTGGCAAAGCATACCGATAGCGCGGTGCATGCGAGCGTTGAGGTGGGGGACGGAACACTCATCTGTGCGGGTGTTGTTATTCAACCCGATACCACACTGGGGCAGCACACCATAGCCAATACCTCATGCAGTATAGACCACGATTGCAAGGTGGGAGATTTCGCACATGTAGGACCAGGTGCTGTGCTAGCAGGGGGCGTTCACGTTGGGGCTAGCGCCTTCATTGGAGCAGGGGCGACAATCATGCCTGGGGTCTGCGTCGGTTCGGGCGCGGTGGTTGGCGCTGGCGCTGTGGTCACAAGAAATGTTGGTGAGGGACAGACCGTCGTCGGGGTGCCAGCCAAGGAGTTAAGGCATGAGTGA
- a CDS encoding aminotransferase class I/II-fold pyridoxal phosphate-dependent enzyme (Derived by automated computational analysis using gene prediction method: Protein Homology. GO_function: GO:0030170 - pyridoxal phosphate binding [Evidence IEA]; GO_process: GO:0009058 - biosynthetic process [Evidence IEA]), whose product MSEQPKILLSPPHMSGRERELVSEVFDSNFLAPAGPMIDRFEQEFCSFTGHTAAVALSSGTGAMDIALRLLGVGADDEVWVSDLTFIGGVSPIIYRGAKPVFLDVSRDTWTLDVALLTAELEKANQNGRLPKAVIPVDLYGQSCDLDPIVSICAKYDVPVVVDSAEAMGATYKDRHAGIGAALAVYSFNGNKIMTTAGGGMLAGPDEELISRARYLAQQARQPVAHYEHTETGYNYRMPSLCAAVGVGQLEVLRDRVARRREIFEVYAGRLSGRDGIEMMPEASYGQANRWLSVLTMSSNDVSVSPEEVCQISAQQGVECRPVWKPMSQQPVFKNARSVSKGVSDNLYRTGLCLPSGSAMSDADLERAVSVIESAMG is encoded by the coding sequence ATGAGTGAGCAGCCAAAAATTCTTCTCTCCCCACCACATATGTCTGGGCGAGAGCGGGAACTGGTTTCAGAAGTTTTTGACAGCAATTTCTTGGCACCTGCTGGACCGATGATTGACAGGTTTGAGCAGGAGTTCTGTTCATTTACGGGCCACACAGCTGCGGTTGCGTTATCAAGCGGTACTGGCGCGATGGATATCGCCCTTCGATTGTTAGGTGTCGGGGCGGATGATGAAGTTTGGGTGTCTGATCTGACGTTTATCGGTGGCGTCTCCCCTATCATTTACCGAGGGGCGAAGCCGGTCTTCCTTGATGTATCGAGGGATACATGGACTCTCGATGTGGCGCTTCTGACCGCAGAGTTGGAAAAAGCAAATCAGAATGGACGATTGCCGAAGGCAGTTATTCCGGTCGATCTATATGGGCAGTCCTGCGATCTCGATCCTATTGTGAGTATCTGTGCAAAATACGACGTGCCTGTGGTTGTCGATTCTGCCGAGGCCATGGGCGCCACCTATAAAGACCGTCATGCGGGCATAGGCGCGGCATTGGCCGTGTATTCGTTTAACGGCAACAAAATAATGACCACCGCTGGCGGTGGCATGTTGGCCGGTCCAGATGAAGAATTGATAAGCCGGGCGCGCTATTTGGCGCAGCAGGCGCGGCAACCTGTGGCCCACTACGAACACACCGAAACAGGTTACAATTATCGGATGCCGAGTCTTTGTGCAGCAGTCGGGGTGGGACAGTTGGAAGTACTGAGGGATCGAGTGGCTCGACGCCGAGAGATTTTCGAGGTCTACGCAGGCAGACTCAGCGGACGTGACGGCATTGAAATGATGCCCGAGGCCTCATATGGACAAGCAAACAGATGGTTATCGGTTCTGACCATGTCCTCGAACGATGTTTCAGTCTCTCCAGAGGAAGTGTGTCAAATCTCAGCGCAGCAAGGTGTGGAGTGTCGCCCGGTTTGGAAGCCAATGAGCCAACAACCGGTCTTCAAAAACGCGCGGTCCGTCTCAAAGGGCGTGAGTGACAACTTGTATCGCACTGGCCTGTGCCTTCCTTCTGGGTCTGCCATGTCAGATGCAGATCTTGAGCGTGCTGTATCGGTGATAGAAAGTGCGATGGGGTGA
- a CDS encoding ABC transporter ATP-binding protein (Derived by automated computational analysis using gene prediction method: Protein Homology.), producing MSGPPEKERDYAVFDNDIEGKRFDFQLLRRLFSWLKPYRARALLAVACVLMAATATVLAPVIVTRVVIDGMLLPGEGMEAPDMGQTALVSWFSDVASLDALLAACVIYGGWVLMAGLFAHLFRILLAGSVLSGLKDLRKDVFAHLERLPATFYDRVAVGRVMTRVTNDIETLFELLSGFGVLMGEFVPFFVAMTIMVSINPELTGMLLVLMPIAAVATYIFRMASRKIYRDIRSSLSRLNENLQENLSGMEVVQLYQREELNFKRYSDINSENRHQENRAVVIESLYGPAMDSLIFLAMATIIWFGGAQVVGAEVSLGSIILFASFTEMLFRPIVAMGEQWNVLFRAMASCERIFQALDWKEALTEPATPKALPAQLSGAVTFDNLNFEYRSGIPILKDVSFDIAPGEKIAIVGPTGSGKTTLIRLLCRFYDVAPGEIIIDGVDIMDVAPQEVRRKVGVVLQDFHIFSGSIYDNIALGDPTISREAAIEAAKTVNADAFIRQLPMGYDTPLVERGRNLSHGQRQLLAFARVLAVDPDILILDEATASVDTETELVIQDALRKLTEGRTSIIIAHRLQTIREADRIVVLAQGEVREIGPHDTLMTQGGLYATLYELQVQETV from the coding sequence ATGAGTGGCCCTCCAGAAAAAGAACGAGACTATGCAGTCTTTGACAATGACATTGAGGGGAAGCGCTTCGATTTTCAGCTTTTGCGCCGACTCTTTAGCTGGCTGAAACCTTACCGCGCGCGCGCATTGCTTGCAGTGGCCTGCGTGCTTATGGCTGCGACGGCGACCGTTCTTGCCCCTGTCATTGTCACCCGTGTTGTGATTGATGGGATGCTGCTCCCCGGCGAAGGTATGGAAGCCCCGGACATGGGGCAGACCGCTCTTGTTTCCTGGTTTTCAGATGTTGCCTCGCTTGATGCACTTCTTGCTGCCTGTGTGATCTATGGTGGCTGGGTCTTGATGGCTGGTCTGTTCGCGCATCTGTTCCGCATCCTGCTGGCCGGATCAGTCCTCTCAGGTCTTAAGGACCTGAGAAAAGATGTTTTCGCGCATCTAGAGAGGTTGCCCGCGACGTTCTACGACCGGGTCGCGGTGGGTCGGGTCATGACCCGTGTCACCAATGACATTGAGACCCTGTTCGAGCTCCTGTCCGGCTTTGGTGTGCTGATGGGAGAGTTCGTGCCTTTCTTTGTCGCTATGACCATCATGGTATCCATCAATCCGGAGTTGACCGGCATGCTGTTAGTGCTGATGCCGATAGCAGCGGTCGCGACCTACATTTTCCGAATGGCGAGCCGCAAGATCTATCGCGACATCCGCTCAAGTCTGTCCCGCCTCAATGAAAACCTCCAGGAAAACCTGTCGGGCATGGAAGTTGTTCAGCTCTATCAGCGCGAAGAGCTCAACTTTAAGCGCTATTCAGACATCAATTCAGAGAACCGTCATCAGGAGAACCGTGCGGTTGTCATTGAAAGCCTATACGGCCCCGCGATGGACAGCCTGATCTTCCTGGCAATGGCGACAATCATCTGGTTTGGCGGCGCACAAGTGGTGGGTGCAGAGGTCTCGCTTGGTAGCATCATTCTGTTCGCAAGCTTTACGGAGATGCTCTTCCGGCCAATTGTGGCCATGGGCGAACAGTGGAATGTCCTCTTCCGCGCCATGGCAAGCTGCGAACGGATATTTCAAGCGCTTGATTGGAAAGAAGCGCTGACTGAGCCCGCAACGCCCAAAGCGCTTCCAGCGCAACTCAGTGGCGCGGTCACATTCGACAATCTGAATTTTGAATATCGGTCGGGAATTCCGATACTCAAAGATGTGAGCTTCGACATAGCGCCGGGGGAGAAGATCGCAATTGTGGGCCCGACCGGGTCCGGCAAAACGACGCTCATTCGCCTGCTCTGTCGCTTCTACGACGTCGCACCGGGCGAGATCATCATTGATGGTGTCGACATTATGGATGTGGCGCCGCAAGAGGTTCGTCGCAAAGTGGGCGTCGTGCTGCAGGACTTTCATATCTTTTCCGGCAGCATCTACGACAATATCGCGCTGGGCGATCCGACGATCTCACGAGAGGCCGCTATTGAAGCGGCAAAAACAGTAAATGCAGATGCCTTTATCCGCCAATTGCCGATGGGATATGACACACCGCTGGTGGAACGCGGCCGGAATTTGAGCCACGGCCAAAGACAGCTCCTGGCCTTCGCGCGGGTGCTCGCGGTTGATCCGGACATCCTCATTCTGGACGAAGCAACGGCGAGCGTGGACACGGAAACCGAGCTCGTCATTCAGGATGCCTTGCGGAAACTGACAGAGGGACGTACGTCAATCATCATTGCCCATAGGTTGCAGACCATTCGAGAAGCAGACCGGATTGTCGTGCTGGCTCAAGGGGAGGTTCGAGAGATTGGCCCTCATGACACGCTCATGACCCAAGGGGGGCTCTATGCAACACTCTATGAGCTGCAGGTTCAGGAGACCGTCTGA